A single genomic interval of Streptomyces sp. 1222.5 harbors:
- a CDS encoding GMC family oxidoreductase N-terminal domain-containing protein yields MSQEKSAQTRDKDGYDYDVIVVGSGFGGSVSALRLTEKGYRVGVLEAGRRFTRDSLPKNSWDLRNYLWAPRLGMFGIQRIHLLGNVMVLAGAGVGGGSLNYANTLYVPPKPFFDDPQWRDITDWEEELKPYYDQARRMLGVRLNPTMTPSDVHLKAAAQRMGVGDTFHLAPVGVFFGDGEDADGTAKARPGGEVADPYFGGAGPARKACTECGECMTGCRHGAKNTLNENYLHLAEKAGAVVHPMTTVVSVTDDSRGGYAVATLPTDRKKKGAGRILTARRVVLAAGTYGTQTLLHRMKAAGHLPYLSNRLGDLTRTNSEALVGAQTDDRRYRRATGEPRADFTRGVAITSSIHPDENTHIEPVRYGKGSNSMGGLSILQVPYAEGSSRVLAWLANAARHPVLVARSLSNRRWSERTIIGLVMQSLDNSLTTYLKPGGLGKGLLTARQGHGAPNPKQIKAATEAASALASEINGFAGSNVGELMGTPLTAHFLGGCPIGDSAETGVIDPYHRLYGHPGISVVDGAAVSANLGVNPSLTITAQAERAMSFWPNKGEADPRPATGTAYERLKPVEPQTPAVPAEAFGALRLPFLGMPAVPPKK; encoded by the coding sequence GTGTCGCAGGAGAAGTCCGCCCAGACCCGGGACAAGGACGGGTACGACTACGACGTCATCGTCGTCGGTTCGGGGTTCGGGGGCTCGGTGTCCGCACTCCGCCTCACCGAGAAGGGGTACCGGGTGGGCGTCCTGGAGGCGGGCCGCCGCTTCACCCGGGACAGCCTCCCGAAGAACTCGTGGGACCTGCGGAACTACCTGTGGGCCCCCCGGCTCGGCATGTTCGGCATCCAGCGCATCCATCTGCTGGGCAATGTGATGGTGCTGGCCGGCGCGGGCGTCGGCGGCGGCTCCCTCAACTACGCCAACACCCTCTACGTGCCGCCGAAGCCGTTCTTCGACGACCCCCAGTGGCGGGACATCACCGACTGGGAGGAGGAGCTGAAGCCGTACTACGACCAGGCACGGCGGATGCTCGGCGTACGGCTCAACCCGACCATGACCCCCTCCGACGTGCACCTGAAGGCGGCGGCCCAGCGGATGGGCGTCGGCGACACCTTCCACCTCGCCCCGGTCGGCGTCTTCTTCGGCGACGGCGAGGACGCCGACGGCACGGCGAAGGCGCGGCCGGGCGGCGAGGTGGCGGACCCGTACTTCGGCGGGGCCGGCCCCGCCCGCAAGGCGTGCACCGAGTGCGGCGAGTGCATGACCGGCTGCCGGCACGGGGCGAAGAACACCCTCAACGAGAACTACCTCCACCTCGCCGAGAAGGCGGGCGCGGTGGTCCACCCCATGACCACGGTCGTGTCGGTCACGGACGACTCGCGCGGCGGGTACGCCGTCGCGACCCTGCCGACCGACCGGAAGAAGAAGGGCGCGGGCCGGATCCTCACCGCACGCCGAGTGGTGCTCGCGGCCGGCACCTACGGCACGCAGACCCTGCTGCACCGCATGAAGGCAGCCGGCCACCTGCCGTACCTGTCGAACCGGCTGGGCGACCTGACGCGCACCAACTCCGAGGCGCTGGTCGGCGCGCAGACCGACGACCGCCGCTACCGCAGGGCGACCGGCGAACCGCGGGCCGACTTCACGCGCGGAGTCGCCATCACGTCCTCGATCCACCCCGACGAGAACACCCACATCGAGCCGGTCCGCTACGGCAAGGGCTCCAACTCAATGGGCGGCCTCTCCATCCTCCAGGTGCCGTACGCCGAGGGCTCCTCGCGCGTGCTGGCCTGGCTGGCGAACGCCGCCCGGCATCCCGTGCTGGTCGCCCGCTCCCTGTCCAACCGGCGCTGGTCGGAGCGGACCATCATCGGGCTGGTCATGCAGTCCCTGGACAACTCCCTGACGACGTACCTGAAGCCGGGCGGCCTCGGCAAGGGGCTGCTGACCGCACGCCAGGGACACGGCGCCCCGAACCCCAAGCAGATCAAGGCCGCCACGGAGGCCGCCTCCGCGCTCGCCTCCGAGATCAACGGCTTCGCGGGCAGCAACGTCGGCGAGCTGATGGGCACCCCGCTCACCGCGCACTTCCTCGGTGGCTGCCCCATCGGCGACTCCGCGGAGACCGGCGTGATCGACCCGTACCACCGGCTGTACGGCCACCCCGGTATCTCGGTCGTGGACGGCGCCGCGGTCTCGGCGAACCTGGGCGTCAACCCGTCGCTGACGATCACCGCGCAGGCCGAGCGGGCGATGTCCTTCTGGCCGAACAAGGGCGAGGCGGACCCGCGTCCGGCGACGGGGACGGCGTACGAGCGGCTGAAGCCGGTCGAGCCGCAGACCCCGGCGGTCCCGGCGGAGGCGTTCGGCGCGCTGCGGCTGCCGTTCCTCGGGATGCCGGCGGTACCGCCGAAGAAGTAG
- a CDS encoding succinic semialdehyde dehydrogenase: MTDTQAPDIAGTNPLAPAPAGARTAADVVTPELVAQLTKGVVGSGRTANHTPFTGEKLADLPESTPEDVLRAFEAARAAQAVWAKVPVRQRAAVLLRFHDLLLERQAEVLDLVQLETGKARLHAHEEVQAVAVAARHYGRRAAAYLRPKRHAGAMPTLTKVSELRHPRGVVGQIAPWNYPLELSVGDALPAFVSGNAVVMKPDTETCLTALWARDLLIESGLPEGVFQVVLGEGPVVGPELVKHADYVSFTGSTRTGREVAQGAAARLVGVSLELGGKNAMLVLDDADIEKAAAGAVRACFSSAGQLCISIERLYVHESVADAFLERFAARTRAMRLGNSLAYGADMGSLVGERQLETVERHVQEAVAKGAKLVAGGVARPDIGPYFFEPTILDGVEDSMAVCEEETFGPVVSVYRFKSDEEVVERANATPYGLNASVWTKDARRGLDVASRLRTGTVNVNEGYAPAYGSVQSPMGGMKDSGLGRRHGSEGILKYTEAQTVAQQRLLPMAPSLGMDDERYAAFMSRSLRLMKAFRFR, encoded by the coding sequence ATGACGGACACGCAGGCCCCGGACATCGCCGGTACCAACCCCCTCGCACCCGCGCCCGCGGGCGCCCGCACCGCCGCCGACGTGGTCACCCCGGAACTGGTGGCCCAGCTCACCAAGGGCGTCGTCGGCTCGGGACGCACCGCCAACCACACCCCCTTCACCGGCGAGAAGCTGGCCGACCTGCCCGAGTCCACCCCCGAGGACGTGCTCCGGGCCTTCGAGGCGGCCCGTGCCGCGCAGGCCGTGTGGGCGAAGGTCCCGGTACGGCAGCGGGCCGCCGTCCTGCTCCGCTTCCACGACCTGCTGCTGGAGCGGCAGGCCGAGGTGCTCGACCTCGTGCAGCTGGAGACCGGCAAGGCCCGGCTGCACGCCCACGAGGAGGTGCAGGCAGTCGCCGTCGCGGCCCGCCACTACGGCCGCCGGGCCGCCGCTTATCTGCGGCCGAAGCGGCACGCGGGCGCCATGCCGACCCTGACGAAGGTCTCCGAACTGCGGCACCCGCGCGGAGTCGTGGGCCAGATCGCCCCCTGGAACTACCCGCTGGAGCTGTCCGTCGGCGACGCCCTGCCCGCCTTCGTGTCGGGCAACGCGGTGGTCATGAAGCCGGACACGGAGACCTGCCTCACCGCGCTGTGGGCCCGCGACCTGCTCATCGAGTCCGGTCTGCCCGAGGGCGTCTTCCAGGTCGTCCTCGGCGAGGGCCCGGTCGTCGGCCCGGAGCTGGTCAAGCACGCCGACTACGTCTCCTTCACCGGCTCCACCCGTACCGGCCGCGAGGTCGCCCAGGGCGCCGCAGCCCGCCTGGTCGGCGTCTCCCTCGAACTCGGCGGCAAGAACGCCATGCTGGTGCTGGACGACGCCGACATCGAGAAGGCCGCCGCCGGCGCCGTCCGCGCCTGTTTCTCCTCGGCCGGCCAGCTCTGCATCTCCATCGAGCGGCTGTACGTCCACGAGTCGGTCGCCGACGCCTTCCTGGAGCGCTTCGCCGCCCGCACCCGGGCCATGCGGCTCGGCAACTCCCTCGCCTACGGCGCGGACATGGGCTCGCTGGTCGGCGAGCGGCAGCTCGAGACGGTGGAACGCCATGTGCAGGAGGCCGTGGCCAAGGGCGCGAAGCTGGTAGCCGGAGGCGTCGCCCGCCCGGACATCGGCCCCTACTTCTTCGAGCCGACCATCCTCGACGGCGTCGAGGACTCCATGGCCGTGTGCGAGGAGGAGACGTTCGGCCCGGTGGTCTCGGTCTACCGTTTCAAGAGCGACGAGGAGGTCGTCGAGCGCGCCAACGCCACGCCGTACGGCCTGAACGCGTCCGTGTGGACGAAGGACGCCCGCCGCGGCCTCGACGTCGCCTCGCGCCTGCGCACCGGCACGGTCAACGTCAACGAGGGCTACGCGCCCGCCTACGGCAGCGTCCAGTCCCCGATGGGCGGCATGAAGGACTCCGGACTCGGCCGCCGGCACGGCTCCGAGGGCATCCTCAAGTACACCGAGGCCCAGACGGTGGCCCAGCAGCGACTGCTACCGATGGCGCCCTCGCTGGGCATGGACGACGAGAGGTACGCGGCCTTCATGAGCCGTAGCCTGCGCCTGATGAAGGCCTTCCGCTTCCGCTAG
- a CDS encoding serine/threonine-protein kinase, with the protein MTEDGEHPPDGRLIGGRYRLTGRLGSGPAGTVWRARDERDDVRVAVKEPLLPGDPAEDEESRRVAHRLYREARTATRVRHPSAVTVHDVVTEAEVPWIVMELVEGESLETALRRGPLPPAEAARVGLAVLGALRAAHAVGIVHRDVKPANVLLEEGTGRVVLTDFGIGDGHPDEAPAGFVAPERAAGPGAGPASDLWSLGALLRGALGDADPGPLGPLLDRLQADAPEARPGADEAEAALRAYLGPAPVPEQAERPGEPEPREEPGESESGEPGLPEPSAGPGSPTRSPAPAPAPPADPRRRTPFAALGLLLAKKPGAE; encoded by the coding sequence ATGACTGAAGACGGCGAACACCCGCCCGACGGACGTCTGATCGGCGGCCGTTACCGGCTGACCGGGCGCCTCGGCTCCGGTCCGGCCGGGACCGTCTGGCGTGCCCGGGACGAACGGGACGACGTCCGGGTCGCCGTCAAGGAGCCGCTGCTGCCCGGCGATCCGGCCGAGGACGAGGAGAGCCGGCGCGTCGCGCACCGCCTCTACCGGGAGGCCCGTACCGCCACGCGGGTACGGCACCCGTCCGCCGTCACGGTGCACGACGTCGTCACCGAGGCCGAAGTGCCGTGGATCGTCATGGAGTTGGTGGAGGGCGAGTCCCTGGAGACGGCCCTGCGGCGCGGCCCGCTGCCGCCCGCCGAGGCCGCCCGGGTCGGACTCGCCGTCCTCGGCGCCCTGCGTGCCGCCCACGCCGTCGGCATCGTCCACCGGGACGTCAAGCCGGCCAACGTCCTGCTGGAGGAGGGCACCGGGCGGGTGGTGCTCACCGACTTCGGCATCGGCGACGGCCACCCGGACGAGGCGCCCGCCGGGTTCGTGGCCCCCGAGCGGGCGGCGGGGCCCGGTGCCGGTCCGGCCTCCGACCTGTGGTCCCTGGGCGCGCTGCTGCGCGGTGCCCTCGGGGACGCCGACCCCGGCCCGCTCGGCCCGCTGCTGGACCGGCTCCAGGCCGACGCGCCCGAGGCGCGGCCCGGCGCGGACGAGGCGGAGGCGGCACTGCGCGCGTACCTGGGGCCGGCGCCCGTACCGGAGCAGGCGGAGCGGCCGGGGGAACCGGAGCCGCGGGAGGAGCCGGGGGAGTCGGAGTCCGGGGAGCCGGGGCTACCGGAGCCGTCGGCCGGGCCCGGGTCACCCACCCGGTCCCCGGCGCCCGCTCCCGCCCCGCCCGCCGACCCGCGCCGCCGCACCCCCTTCGCCGCCCTCGGCCTGCTCCTCGCGAAAAAACCCGGAGCCGAATGA
- a CDS encoding MBL fold metallo-hydrolase, translated as MAEDTVQKFMIGDVEVLRVVEWRGPLAPARRLVPESRPELWREYEDQLAPGHWQPAEDLAVAALQTWVVRSGGRTVLVDTGVGRDRERPANPQFHRRDGDLPGRLRRAGVDPADVDLVVNTHIHADHVGWNTRDAGGAWVPTFPNARYLLPAADDHHFGPEGGYGGGVRVDDRLLYEDSVAPVHRAGQAQVWEGEHRIDEHLVLAPAPGHTPGSSVLRVASRGERAVFVGDLLHSPVQILRPECSSCFCLDPRQAAGTRRRELERAADERALVIPAHFAGAGAVEVRRARDGFTLHRWAA; from the coding sequence ATGGCTGAAGACACCGTGCAGAAGTTCATGATCGGCGACGTCGAGGTCCTGCGGGTCGTCGAGTGGCGGGGCCCGCTCGCTCCGGCCCGCCGTCTCGTCCCCGAAAGCCGCCCCGAGCTGTGGCGGGAGTACGAGGACCAGCTCGCCCCCGGCCACTGGCAGCCCGCGGAGGACCTGGCCGTTGCCGCGCTGCAGACCTGGGTGGTGCGCAGCGGCGGGCGAACCGTGCTCGTCGACACCGGGGTGGGCCGGGACCGGGAGCGGCCCGCGAACCCGCAGTTCCACCGGCGCGACGGCGACCTGCCCGGACGGCTCCGGCGGGCCGGCGTGGACCCGGCGGACGTCGACCTCGTGGTGAACACCCACATCCACGCCGACCACGTCGGCTGGAACACCCGGGACGCCGGCGGCGCGTGGGTGCCGACCTTCCCGAACGCCCGGTACCTGCTCCCGGCCGCCGACGACCACCACTTCGGACCCGAGGGCGGCTACGGGGGCGGAGTGCGGGTGGACGACCGGCTCCTCTACGAGGACAGCGTCGCGCCCGTGCACCGGGCCGGACAGGCGCAGGTGTGGGAGGGGGAGCACCGGATCGACGAGCACCTCGTCCTCGCGCCCGCCCCCGGACACACACCGGGCTCCTCCGTCCTGCGCGTCGCCTCCCGTGGCGAACGCGCCGTGTTCGTCGGCGACCTGCTGCACAGCCCGGTGCAGATCCTGCGGCCCGAGTGCAGCAGCTGCTTCTGCCTCGACCCGCGGCAGGCGGCCGGGACCAGGCGCCGTGAGCTGGAACGTGCCGCGGACGAACGGGCGTTGGTGATTCCCGCCCACTTCGCCGGAGCCGGCGCGGTGGAGGTGCGGAGGGCGCGCGACGGCTTCACCCTGCACCGGTGGGCCGCCTGA
- a CDS encoding AraC family transcriptional regulator, translating into MDVVSDAISAVRAGRPSSNRLRVTGSWCVRLAPYEGAGFHVVLGGSCRLLTDGGGEPVALGPGDVVLLPHGTGHLLADGSRRPVDVRRAVPFEEVRDTGAVLPGGGPEVELLCGKYRLDRSRTHPLLAELPDLVLLPHRAGENAELRSAVDLLCRELAGARPGGSLALPSLLDLLLVYMVRAWTAGAHTGSWPAALSDPATAAALAALHAEPAAPWTTGLLAARAGVSRATLARRFTSLVGRPPMAYLTWWRLTLAATRLRDSDAPLATVARETGYGSPYALSHAFSREFGMTPGRYRGLRAS; encoded by the coding sequence ATGGATGTGGTGAGCGACGCGATCTCCGCGGTCCGGGCCGGCCGTCCCTCCTCGAACCGGCTCCGGGTGACCGGCTCGTGGTGCGTACGGCTGGCGCCGTACGAGGGGGCGGGCTTCCACGTCGTGCTCGGCGGTTCCTGCCGGCTGCTCACCGACGGCGGCGGCGAGCCCGTGGCCCTGGGTCCGGGCGACGTGGTGCTGCTTCCGCACGGGACCGGGCATCTGCTGGCGGACGGCTCGCGGCGCCCGGTGGACGTCCGCCGAGCGGTGCCGTTCGAGGAGGTGCGGGACACCGGCGCGGTGCTGCCCGGCGGCGGCCCCGAGGTGGAACTGCTGTGCGGCAAGTACCGGCTGGACCGCAGCCGGACGCACCCCCTGCTGGCGGAGCTGCCGGATCTGGTGCTGCTGCCCCACCGGGCCGGGGAGAACGCCGAACTGCGCTCCGCGGTGGACCTGTTGTGCCGGGAGCTGGCCGGTGCGCGGCCCGGCGGCAGTCTGGCCCTGCCCAGTCTGCTGGACCTGCTGCTGGTCTACATGGTCCGCGCCTGGACGGCCGGGGCACACACCGGCAGCTGGCCGGCCGCGCTGAGCGACCCGGCGACGGCCGCGGCCCTCGCCGCCCTGCACGCCGAACCGGCCGCTCCCTGGACCACCGGCCTGCTGGCCGCGCGTGCCGGTGTCTCCCGCGCCACCCTCGCCCGCCGCTTCACCTCCCTGGTCGGCCGTCCGCCCATGGCGTACCTCACCTGGTGGCGGCTGACGCTGGCCGCGACCCGGCTGCGCGACTCCGACGCACCGCTCGCGACGGTGGCCCGGGAGACGGGGTACGGCAGCCCCTACGCGCTGTCGCACGCGTTCAGCCGGGAGTTCGGGATGACACCGGGCCGGTACCGCGGCCTCAGGGCTTCATGA
- a CDS encoding serine/threonine-protein kinase: protein MSNDGGAGHGTDDTTSFVLRPPQPQWQHRPEAQGHAHPAPQPQAHPASHPDPHAVPAAAVPGAPAAPSLPAQVPGGGRLIAGRYRLLGRLGHGGMGTVWRAKDETVDREVAVKEPRVPDHLPERERANAYERMRREARAAARLDHPSVVNVYDVAVVDDRPWIVMELVRGRTLGSALQEGTLDAREAARVGLEVLGALEAAHAAGVLHRDVKPDNVLLGRYDRVVLTDFGIAQIEGDTRLTDTGGFVGSPEYIAPERVLGQRPGPASDLWSLGVVLYTATEGVSPFRRSNTPATLQSVLNATPAAPASASGPLAEVINGLLQKDPAHRPAADRVRALLEEAAKPPAPPAPTRPVATTAPGEAPAARSRRLGRGVWLGLGAAVVAAAVAGYLVLADPFAGPLPDGWKKRPEARLGATLAVPAGYQVARPAKDDSDRNWVAYADWSGSIRVELHLARKAQDSLHEIKNTARSQMYADDEKFRNEGEYRLDMPEGARTHPDDTATYHGRQAAQNTVSYKTDDSEDPRPRELQIFYYRTTAGDLYTLVVGYPGAGDFTARGREVAKAAIANLDVTKP, encoded by the coding sequence ATGAGCAATGACGGGGGAGCCGGTCACGGGACCGACGACACGACGAGCTTCGTTCTGCGACCGCCGCAGCCGCAGTGGCAGCACCGACCGGAGGCGCAGGGGCACGCGCACCCGGCCCCGCAGCCGCAGGCGCACCCCGCCTCCCATCCGGATCCGCACGCCGTACCGGCCGCCGCCGTGCCCGGGGCCCCCGCGGCCCCGTCCCTCCCCGCGCAGGTACCGGGCGGCGGACGGCTGATCGCGGGCCGCTACCGGCTGCTGGGCAGGCTGGGCCACGGGGGCATGGGCACCGTGTGGCGGGCCAAGGACGAGACGGTGGACCGCGAGGTCGCCGTCAAGGAGCCCCGCGTCCCCGACCACCTTCCCGAACGGGAACGCGCCAACGCCTACGAGCGCATGCGCCGTGAGGCCCGCGCCGCGGCCCGACTCGACCACCCGTCCGTGGTGAACGTGTACGACGTCGCGGTCGTCGACGACCGCCCGTGGATCGTGATGGAGCTGGTGCGCGGCCGCACCCTCGGCAGCGCGCTCCAGGAGGGCACCCTGGACGCGCGCGAGGCGGCCCGGGTCGGCCTGGAGGTGCTGGGCGCGCTGGAGGCGGCGCACGCGGCGGGCGTCCTGCACCGGGACGTCAAGCCCGACAACGTCCTGCTCGGCCGGTACGACCGGGTGGTCCTCACCGACTTCGGGATCGCCCAGATCGAGGGCGACACGCGGCTCACGGACACCGGCGGCTTCGTCGGCTCGCCCGAGTACATCGCGCCGGAACGGGTGCTGGGGCAGCGGCCCGGACCGGCGAGCGACCTGTGGTCCCTCGGCGTGGTCCTGTACACGGCCACCGAGGGCGTCTCGCCGTTCCGCCGCAGCAACACCCCGGCGACCCTCCAGTCCGTCCTCAACGCCACGCCCGCCGCGCCCGCGTCCGCCTCGGGCCCGCTGGCCGAGGTCATCAACGGACTGCTCCAGAAGGACCCCGCGCACCGGCCGGCCGCGGACCGGGTCCGCGCGCTGCTGGAGGAGGCGGCGAAGCCCCCGGCGCCCCCCGCGCCGACCCGGCCCGTGGCGACGACCGCCCCGGGGGAGGCGCCCGCCGCCAGGTCACGGCGCCTCGGTCGCGGGGTGTGGCTGGGCCTCGGCGCGGCCGTGGTGGCCGCCGCCGTGGCGGGGTACCTCGTCCTGGCCGACCCGTTCGCGGGCCCCCTGCCCGACGGCTGGAAGAAGCGGCCGGAGGCCCGGCTGGGCGCCACCCTCGCCGTCCCCGCCGGCTACCAGGTCGCCCGGCCCGCCAAGGACGACTCCGACAGGAACTGGGTGGCGTACGCGGACTGGAGCGGAAGCATCCGGGTCGAGCTGCACCTGGCCCGGAAGGCGCAGGACTCCCTGCACGAGATCAAGAACACCGCGCGGTCTCAGATGTACGCCGACGACGAGAAGTTCCGCAACGAGGGCGAGTACCGGCTCGACATGCCCGAGGGCGCCAGGACCCACCCGGACGACACGGCCACGTACCACGGCAGACAGGCCGCGCAGAACACCGTCAGCTACAAGACCGACGACAGCGAGGACCCCCGTCCGCGCGAACTCCAGATCTTCTACTACCGGACCACCGCCGGGGACCTGTACACGCTCGTCGTCGGCTATCCGGGCGCGGGCGACTTCACCGCCCGGGGCCGGGAGGTGGCGAAGGCGGCGATCGCGAACCTGGACGTCACCAAGCCCTGA
- a CDS encoding serine/threonine-protein kinase has translation MGTEGADFRVIAGRYRLEERIGRGGMGVVWRASDQVLGRLVAVKELLPDDSFADDDARRRRDRIFREARAVAQLRHPHIIVVHDVVEQDDRPYLVMELVDGGSLADRIARQGPVDAAEAARIGIALLSALRTAHEAGVLHRDIKPANVLIESGTDRVVLTDFGIAQVAGATTLTETGSFVGSPEYTAPERMSGLRTGPESDLWSLGALLCTVLSGESPFRRDSLGGILHAVVADDIRPPAQAEPLLPVVRGLLDRDPDRRLGTADAERMLRTYLETGRTPLGPGGPGAAGGHGNGRVPRFGGSRTGRTGKVPAPYTPTQRDVPHRGPLTSAVPRPSRRPVLIAALLVAALAGAGVSAAALLLHGGGDGGGGRPGGTATSPATRTGTGTSAPPASGAPGTSPGATGGSRPAPSGYRTAREPAGYSLAVPEGFTRSREGERVFFLSPGGTFRLGVKVTGVQPGGPRLVMERSAAKGPANNPGYRDGRVTGTEHDGHPAALWEFTWDGFSATEGPRHTFDLCWEESGRMYDVWVSAPVGDVSEAREYFDVAVDTFRASRG, from the coding sequence ATGGGGACCGAGGGCGCCGACTTCCGGGTGATCGCGGGCCGTTACCGCCTGGAGGAACGCATCGGGCGTGGCGGCATGGGCGTCGTGTGGCGGGCGAGCGATCAGGTGCTGGGCCGCCTGGTGGCGGTCAAGGAGCTTCTCCCGGACGACTCGTTCGCGGACGACGACGCGCGCCGGCGCCGCGACCGCATCTTCCGGGAGGCGCGCGCGGTCGCCCAGCTGCGCCATCCGCACATCATCGTCGTGCACGACGTCGTGGAGCAGGACGACCGGCCCTACCTCGTCATGGAGTTGGTGGACGGCGGTTCGCTCGCCGACCGGATCGCCCGGCAGGGCCCGGTCGACGCCGCCGAGGCCGCGCGCATCGGCATCGCCCTGCTGAGCGCGCTGCGCACCGCCCACGAGGCGGGGGTGCTGCACCGGGACATCAAGCCCGCGAACGTCCTGATCGAGTCCGGCACCGACCGGGTCGTGCTCACCGACTTCGGCATCGCGCAGGTCGCGGGCGCCACCACGCTCACCGAGACCGGCTCCTTCGTCGGCTCGCCCGAATACACCGCTCCGGAGCGGATGTCGGGGCTGCGCACCGGGCCCGAGTCCGATCTGTGGTCGCTGGGCGCCCTGTTGTGCACGGTGCTCAGCGGCGAGTCCCCGTTCCGGCGCGACTCGCTCGGCGGCATCCTGCACGCCGTGGTCGCCGACGACATCCGGCCGCCCGCGCAGGCCGAGCCGCTGCTGCCCGTCGTACGGGGCCTGCTGGACCGCGATCCCGACCGGCGGCTCGGCACGGCGGACGCCGAGCGCATGCTGCGGACGTACCTGGAGACGGGACGGACACCCCTCGGGCCGGGCGGCCCCGGTGCGGCGGGCGGCCACGGCAACGGGCGCGTCCCCCGGTTCGGCGGCAGCCGGACGGGCCGTACGGGGAAGGTGCCCGCGCCCTACACGCCGACGCAGCGGGACGTCCCGCACCGCGGTCCGCTCACCTCCGCCGTGCCCCGGCCGTCCCGGCGCCCGGTGCTCATCGCGGCCCTGCTCGTCGCCGCGCTGGCCGGGGCCGGTGTGTCGGCCGCGGCGCTGCTGCTGCACGGGGGCGGGGACGGGGGCGGGGGCCGACCCGGCGGTACGGCGACGTCCCCGGCGACCCGGACCGGCACGGGCACGAGCGCACCCCCGGCCAGCGGAGCCCCGGGTACGTCGCCCGGCGCCACCGGCGGCTCGCGTCCGGCGCCCTCCGGTTACCGCACGGCGCGGGAACCGGCCGGGTACTCCCTCGCCGTACCGGAGGGCTTCACCCGCAGCCGCGAGGGCGAGCGTGTCTTCTTCCTCTCGCCCGGCGGCACCTTCCGCCTCGGTGTGAAGGTCACCGGTGTCCAACCGGGCGGTCCGCGGCTCGTGATGGAGCGGTCCGCGGCCAAGGGACCGGCCAACAACCCCGGTTACCGCGACGGCCGGGTCACCGGCACCGAGCACGACGGACACCCCGCCGCGCTGTGGGAGTTCACCTGGGACGGCTTCAGCGCCACCGAGGGCCCGCGGCACACCTTCGACCTGTGCTGGGAGGAATCCGGGCGCATGTACGACGTGTGGGTGTCGGCGCCGGTCGGCGACGTCAGCGAGGCCCGCGAGTACTTCGACGTGGCGGTCGACACCTTCCGCGCCTCGCGCGGCTGA